A genome region from Methanobacterium subterraneum includes the following:
- a CDS encoding CDC48 family AAA ATPase produces MKNEEMKLKVAEAFSQADVGRSIARIDPACMEKLDLLDGDMIEIEGRKLTATTVASSQSDIGLGIIRIDGYIRKNAGTSLGEEVTVRKAQVKEAQKVVLAPVDQKIMIRGDVKGAFQGRVLSKGDIIVTGIRQQQQTAMRGSLFDEFFRDTMSDVRPMGELKLAVVSTKPAGAVKIAEMSEVEVQTDPVDISKLEGVKTLVDVTYEDIGGLKEEVKKVREMIEIPLKRPELFERLGISPPKGVLMHGPPGTGKTLLAKAVANESDAHFIAIQGPEIMSKYVGGSEEKLREFFEEAEENAPSIVFIDEIDAIAPKREEVSGETERRVVAQLLTLMDGLKSRGQVVVIGATNRPDALDSALRRGGRFDREIEIGVPDKDGRREVLQIHTRGMPLDEKVDLDEIADTTHGFVGADLEMLCKEAAMRVLRRVLPDIKADEEIPKETLKKMIIKKTDFKEALKEIQPSALREVLVQVPDIKWDDIGGLENAKQELKEAVEWPLKYPESFDKFGVTPPRGVLIYGPPGTGKTLLAKAVANESKANFIAVKGPELLSKWVGESEKGVREVFRKARQTAPTVIFFDEIDSIASARSGSSTDSGVTQRVVNQLLTEIDGLEELQDVAVIAATNRVDIMDPALLRPGRFDRHVKVDDPDEAARLAIFKVHTKNMPLADDVDLDYLAKNTQKYVGADIEAVCREAVMLTMRDDLKAETVKMKYFKKAMKKVKTEEKTDMVQYH; encoded by the coding sequence ATTAAAAACGAAGAAATGAAACTAAAAGTAGCAGAAGCATTTTCACAAGCAGATGTTGGTCGATCCATAGCTAGAATAGACCCGGCATGCATGGAAAAGCTCGATCTCCTGGATGGAGATATGATCGAAATTGAAGGTCGAAAACTGACTGCCACCACAGTGGCCTCATCCCAATCAGACATAGGGCTGGGAATCATAAGGATAGATGGATACATCCGAAAAAATGCAGGAACATCCCTGGGAGAAGAAGTCACCGTAAGAAAAGCCCAGGTTAAAGAAGCACAGAAAGTGGTGCTGGCCCCGGTGGATCAGAAAATTATGATCAGGGGAGATGTTAAAGGAGCATTCCAGGGTAGAGTACTATCCAAAGGAGACATCATTGTAACCGGAATCCGGCAACAGCAACAAACCGCCATGCGGGGAAGTTTATTCGATGAATTCTTCAGGGACACCATGAGTGATGTGCGTCCTATGGGTGAATTAAAACTGGCTGTAGTGTCCACCAAACCAGCCGGAGCAGTTAAAATCGCCGAAATGAGTGAAGTGGAAGTACAAACCGATCCAGTGGACATATCTAAACTGGAAGGAGTAAAAACCCTGGTAGATGTTACTTACGAAGACATAGGTGGCCTCAAAGAAGAAGTGAAGAAAGTCAGGGAAATGATAGAAATACCCCTGAAAAGACCCGAACTCTTCGAAAGACTGGGAATATCACCACCTAAAGGAGTCCTGATGCACGGACCACCAGGTACTGGTAAAACCCTACTGGCCAAGGCAGTGGCCAATGAAAGTGATGCCCACTTCATTGCCATACAGGGACCCGAGATCATGAGCAAATACGTGGGTGGATCCGAAGAAAAACTACGAGAATTCTTCGAAGAAGCAGAAGAAAACGCCCCATCCATAGTATTCATAGATGAAATCGATGCCATCGCCCCTAAACGGGAGGAAGTATCTGGAGAAACCGAAAGACGCGTAGTTGCCCAGCTCCTGACTCTGATGGATGGTCTTAAAAGCAGAGGTCAAGTGGTAGTAATCGGTGCCACCAACCGGCCCGACGCCCTGGACTCAGCCCTACGACGTGGAGGACGATTCGACAGGGAAATAGAAATTGGAGTACCAGACAAGGACGGACGTAGAGAAGTGCTCCAGATACACACCAGGGGAATGCCCCTGGATGAGAAAGTGGATCTTGATGAAATAGCAGACACCACCCACGGTTTTGTGGGCGCAGACCTGGAAATGCTCTGTAAAGAAGCAGCCATGAGAGTCCTGCGCAGGGTACTCCCCGACATTAAAGCCGACGAGGAAATACCCAAAGAAACCCTCAAAAAGATGATCATCAAGAAAACCGACTTCAAAGAAGCCTTAAAAGAAATCCAACCCTCCGCACTCCGTGAAGTCCTGGTACAGGTGCCTGATATCAAATGGGATGACATCGGAGGCCTTGAAAATGCCAAACAAGAACTCAAAGAAGCAGTGGAATGGCCTCTTAAATATCCGGAAAGTTTCGACAAGTTCGGAGTCACACCCCCACGTGGTGTGTTAATATACGGACCACCAGGTACTGGTAAAACCCTACTGGCCAAGGCAGTGGCCAATGAAAGTAAAGCCAATTTCATAGCTGTTAAAGGACCAGAATTACTCTCCAAATGGGTGGGTGAATCTGAAAAAGGTGTAAGGGAAGTATTCCGAAAAGCCAGACAAACCGCACCAACAGTGATCTTCTTCGACGAAATAGACAGCATAGCCTCCGCCCGATCCGGTTCCAGCACCGACAGCGGAGTCACCCAGAGGGTGGTAAACCAGTTACTCACGGAAATCGATGGATTGGAAGAACTTCAGGACGTGGCAGTAATCGCCGCCACCAACCGGGTGGACATCATGGACCCTGCCCTACTCAGGCCCGGTCGATTTGACCGCCACGTGAAGGTGGATGACCCTGATGAGGCAGCCAGACTGGCAATATTCAAGGTACACACCAAAAATATGCCACTGGCCGATGACGTGGACCTGGACTACCTGGCCAAAAACACCCAAAAATACGTGGGTGCTGATATCGAGGCAGTTTGTCGGGAAGCAGTCATGTTAACCATGAGAGATGACCTTAAGGCCGAAACCGTGAAGATGAAATACTTCAAAAAAGCCATGAAAAAGGTCAAAACTGAGGAAAAAACAGACATGGTCCAGTACCACTAG
- a CDS encoding DUF2119 domain-containing protein, which produces MEPNKMEVNFLKEIGVNNGTSRLFVGGVHGKEGLSTINAIHMAENITINGGTLLLCNLPPSPYLSTLDPLYYLSLAGSKLLALVMKNQPEIYLELHCYHPENYTKLTRQDRKEKFGVPGLMELKNGVLIGSVSPLIRSTFFDLNDFPFTLEMPCNPSEESLQTCLEVMEIIAGSGSREEIMERLSRVYPQQVETLDSYFKEFSRNFHSAFEKIKQRSLKTPLKDYQDLEKLINDVVSEGNYDLNPVQIKQLEGAFLIFKEYSSFNSCKFCNTKIRPEI; this is translated from the coding sequence ATGGAACCTAATAAAATGGAAGTAAATTTTTTAAAAGAAATAGGTGTGAATAATGGAACTTCACGCCTGTTTGTAGGTGGAGTGCATGGGAAGGAAGGTTTAAGCACCATAAACGCCATCCATATGGCTGAAAATATCACAATCAATGGGGGAACCTTGTTGTTGTGTAATCTTCCTCCCAGCCCCTACCTGAGCACCCTGGACCCCCTTTACTACCTTTCCCTTGCCGGTAGCAAACTCCTAGCTCTGGTAATGAAGAATCAACCAGAGATATACTTGGAACTGCACTGCTACCATCCTGAAAACTATACTAAACTCACCAGGCAAGATAGGAAAGAGAAATTTGGAGTTCCTGGTCTGATGGAACTTAAAAATGGGGTGTTAATAGGTTCTGTTTCTCCACTAATTCGTTCCACTTTTTTTGATCTAAATGATTTTCCTTTTACCCTGGAAATGCCATGTAACCCCTCTGAAGAATCACTGCAAACTTGTCTGGAAGTTATGGAAATAATTGCCGGGTCCGGTAGCCGTGAAGAGATAATGGAAAGGTTAAGCCGGGTGTACCCACAGCAGGTTGAAACTTTGGACAGTTATTTTAAGGAATTTTCCCGGAACTTCCACTCTGCATTCGAGAAAATTAAACAAAGATCACTAAAAACCCCTTTGAAAGATTATCAGGACCTTGAAAAGCTGATAAATGATGTTGTGAGTGAAGGGAATTATGATCTTAACCCGGTCCAGATAAAACAGTTAGAAGGAGCATTTCTAATTTTCAAGGAGTATAGCTCGTTTAACTCATGTAAATTTTGTAATACAAAAATTAGACCAGAAATCTAA
- a CDS encoding DUF2119 domain-containing protein, translating to MAYFKIINKGKGINRLFIGGVHGKEGLSTIKALQEIQEDDVDEGKLTIHNCDESPYLSTLNPLYYKSEVGKEVLYLINYYQPQIYVEAHCYKKESYPKLIAPGRRTEEGVPPLIELEKGVLIGSASPNIRTTLFKKDDVCITLEMPCNPSYDSLDVYVKVLRILAASRNRGDLEKRMKEIYPVQVETARRYAREFFGDYPPF from the coding sequence ATGGCTTACTTTAAAATAATTAATAAAGGAAAGGGTATTAACCGGCTTTTCATTGGAGGAGTACATGGAAAGGAAGGTTTAAGCACCATCAAAGCCCTCCAGGAGATCCAGGAGGATGATGTGGATGAAGGTAAACTTACCATCCATAACTGTGACGAAAGTCCCTACCTGAGCACCTTGAACCCTCTTTACTACAAGTCTGAAGTGGGTAAAGAAGTCCTGTACCTGATTAACTACTACCAACCTCAAATATATGTGGAAGCACATTGTTATAAAAAAGAAAGCTACCCTAAACTGATTGCTCCTGGGAGAAGAACTGAAGAAGGGGTTCCACCACTAATTGAACTTGAAAAAGGAGTACTGATCGGTTCTGCATCCCCTAACATCAGAACCACCCTTTTTAAAAAGGATGATGTGTGCATAACACTGGAAATGCCATGTAATCCTTCTTATGATTCTCTGGATGTTTACGTGAAGGTTTTAAGGATTCTGGCTGCCAGCAGAAACCGGGGTGATCTGGAAAAGAGAATGAAAGAAATTTACCCTGTCCAAGTGGAAACAGCACGCAGGTACGCCCGAGAATTTTTCGGAGACTACCCTCCATTTTAG
- the fen gene encoding flap endonuclease-1 has translation MGVKFKDIVSPEEIRFEDLDGKIVALDAANVIYQFLSSIRQLDGTPLKDQNGRVTSHFSGILYRTSALVEKGIKPIYVFDGQSSALKKETQQKRKEIKEESERKWKEALEEGRLDDARKFAVRSSRMSPEIVEGSKKLIKLMGIPYIQAKGEGEAQASYMVARGDAWCVASQDYDCMLFGAPRMVKNLTISGSQTNPELIELDKVLGNLGVTREQLVDMAIMVGTDFNQGIKGIGAKKGLKLIKEHGDIYQILEKLDIELDVDPTILRNMFLNHEVDSDYELKWQKADQKQIVDFLCGEHDFSESRVLSALDKLKKLQTTQSSLEQWF, from the coding sequence ATGGGTGTTAAGTTCAAAGACATAGTATCACCAGAGGAAATTAGATTTGAAGACCTTGACGGGAAAATAGTGGCTCTTGATGCTGCCAATGTTATTTATCAGTTTCTTTCCAGTATTCGCCAGCTGGACGGCACCCCCTTAAAGGACCAGAATGGGAGGGTCACTTCACATTTTAGTGGAATTCTATACCGCACATCCGCCCTGGTAGAAAAGGGGATTAAACCAATCTACGTTTTTGATGGTCAGTCCAGTGCTCTTAAAAAGGAAACACAACAAAAAAGAAAAGAGATAAAGGAAGAATCAGAGCGAAAATGGAAGGAAGCCCTTGAGGAGGGACGTTTAGATGATGCCCGGAAGTTTGCAGTTAGATCATCCCGCATGTCTCCAGAAATCGTTGAAGGCTCCAAGAAACTAATTAAACTCATGGGAATCCCATATATCCAGGCTAAAGGAGAAGGTGAGGCCCAGGCATCATACATGGTGGCCCGTGGAGATGCATGGTGCGTTGCCTCCCAGGACTATGACTGCATGTTATTCGGAGCACCCCGCATGGTTAAAAATTTAACCATCAGCGGAAGTCAGACCAATCCCGAACTAATCGAACTGGATAAGGTTCTGGGAAACCTGGGTGTAACCCGTGAGCAACTGGTGGACATGGCAATCATGGTTGGTACCGATTTTAACCAGGGGATCAAGGGAATTGGAGCAAAAAAGGGTTTGAAACTCATTAAAGAACACGGTGACATCTATCAAATACTGGAAAAACTGGATATTGAACTGGATGTTGATCCCACCATACTCAGGAACATGTTCCTCAACCACGAAGTGGACTCAGATTATGAATTGAAATGGCAGAAAGCAGACCAGAAGCAAATCGTTGACTTCCTCTGTGGAGAACATGATTTTTCAGAAAGCAGAGTTTTAAGTGCATTGGATAAACTTAAAAAGCTGCAAACCACCCAGAGTAGTTTGGAACAGTGGTTTTAA
- the ahcY gene encoding adenosylhomocysteinase: protein MPYKVKDIELAPQGKKKIAWVQRHMPVLETIKKRFEKEKPFEGITIGSCLHLEPKTINLGLTLQAGGAEVVMTGCNPLSTQDDATAAGASLGLNMYGWREQTNEEYYQTINMVLDHKPEIIIDDGADMIFMIHRKRRDVLNKIKGACEETTTGIHRLKSMHADGALEFPVIAVNDAYTKYLFDNRYGTGQSTFDSIMGSTNMLIAGKNVVVCGYGWCGRGIAMRAHGLGANVIVTEVDPIRALEARMDGYRVMTVREAVKHADILVTATGNIDVVSGDDFKVMKDGCVMANSGHFNVEINRQDLDQMAVKQGNMKADIEEFVMDDGRTIYLLAEGRLVNLAGERGQGHPAEIMDLSFAMQALSAEKLVKTQMEVGVHKTDDEADMHVARLKLKAMGIEIDDLSERQVDYLEGWEEGT, encoded by the coding sequence ATGCCTTATAAAGTAAAAGATATAGAATTAGCCCCTCAGGGTAAAAAGAAGATTGCATGGGTTCAAAGACACATGCCAGTCCTGGAAACCATTAAAAAACGTTTCGAAAAAGAAAAACCCTTTGAAGGAATCACCATTGGCTCCTGCCTGCACCTGGAACCCAAAACCATCAACCTGGGTTTAACACTCCAGGCCGGAGGGGCAGAAGTGGTAATGACTGGTTGCAATCCACTCTCAACCCAGGATGACGCTACTGCCGCCGGTGCCAGTTTAGGACTTAACATGTACGGTTGGAGGGAGCAAACCAACGAAGAATACTACCAAACCATCAACATGGTTCTGGATCATAAGCCCGAAATCATAATCGATGACGGAGCGGACATGATATTCATGATCCACCGGAAAAGAAGGGATGTCCTGAATAAGATCAAGGGGGCCTGTGAGGAGACCACCACTGGAATTCACCGCCTGAAATCCATGCATGCAGACGGGGCTCTTGAATTCCCGGTAATAGCCGTTAACGATGCTTACACCAAATACCTCTTTGACAACCGTTATGGGACAGGACAATCAACCTTTGACTCCATAATGGGATCCACCAACATGTTAATAGCCGGAAAAAACGTGGTTGTCTGCGGATACGGATGGTGTGGTCGGGGAATAGCCATGCGCGCCCATGGATTAGGAGCTAACGTAATTGTAACCGAAGTTGATCCAATAAGGGCATTAGAGGCACGTATGGATGGATACCGGGTCATGACAGTCCGTGAAGCAGTCAAACATGCTGACATCCTGGTCACGGCCACTGGGAACATCGATGTTGTCTCCGGGGATGATTTTAAGGTAATGAAGGATGGCTGTGTAATGGCCAACTCCGGTCACTTCAACGTGGAAATTAACCGGCAAGACCTGGATCAGATGGCTGTAAAACAGGGAAATATGAAAGCAGACATTGAAGAATTCGTAATGGACGACGGCCGGACAATATACCTACTAGCTGAAGGAAGATTGGTTAACCTTGCCGGTGAAAGGGGACAGGGACACCCTGCTGAGATTATGGATCTAAGCTTTGCCATGCAGGCATTATCTGCTGAAAAACTGGTGAAAACACAGATGGAAGTAGGGGTGCATAAAACCGATGATGAAGCAGACATGCACGTGGCACGGCTGAAATTAAAAGCCATGGGCATTGAAATTGATGATCTAAGCGAAAGACAGGTTGATTACCTGGAAGGATGGGAAGAAGGAACATAA